One region of Streptomyces subrutilus genomic DNA includes:
- a CDS encoding LysR family transcriptional regulator: MQFQQLLYFVAVADTRHFTRAAERVHVAQPSLSQQIKALERELGAELFSRARGNIALTDAGEALLPLARRILADADTARLEVQELAQLRRGRVRLGATPSVCTGLLPDVLRAFHRAHPGIELLIEESGSLDLVRELARGALDLALIALPLPPSAPALTTVELLTEDLVVVSSAELPAPGGGGALTISGLRDEPMVMFRHGYDLRELTVAACRAEGFEPVFTVEGGEMDAVLGFVRAGLGVAVVPAMVVDRAGPGLRTTPLAGSPLRRTIALAHRTDVAPPRAARELKRILVG; the protein is encoded by the coding sequence ATGCAGTTCCAGCAGCTCCTCTACTTCGTCGCCGTCGCCGACACCCGGCACTTCACCCGGGCCGCGGAGCGGGTGCACGTGGCACAGCCCTCCCTGTCCCAGCAGATCAAGGCGCTGGAGCGGGAGCTGGGCGCCGAGCTGTTCAGCCGGGCGCGCGGCAACATCGCGCTGACGGACGCGGGCGAGGCACTGCTTCCGCTGGCCCGGCGGATCCTCGCGGACGCGGACACGGCCCGGCTGGAGGTGCAGGAGCTGGCGCAGCTGCGGCGCGGCCGGGTCCGGCTGGGGGCCACGCCGAGCGTGTGCACGGGCCTGCTGCCGGATGTACTGCGCGCCTTCCATCGCGCGCATCCGGGGATCGAGCTGCTGATCGAGGAGAGCGGTTCGCTCGATCTCGTACGGGAACTGGCGCGCGGCGCCCTGGACCTGGCCCTGATCGCACTGCCGCTGCCGCCGTCCGCTCCGGCGCTGACCACGGTGGAGCTGCTGACGGAGGACCTGGTGGTGGTCTCGTCCGCGGAGCTGCCCGCGCCGGGCGGGGGCGGGGCGCTGACCATCTCCGGGCTGCGCGACGAGCCGATGGTGATGTTCCGGCACGGGTACGACCTGCGCGAGCTGACGGTGGCGGCCTGCCGCGCCGAGGGCTTCGAGCCGGTGTTCACGGTGGAGGGCGGCGAGATGGACGCGGTCCTGGGCTTCGTCCGGGCGGGACTGGGCGTCGCGGTGGTCCCTGCGATGGTGGTGGACCGCGCGGGTCCCGGCCTGCGGACCACCCCCCTGGCGGGCTCCCCGCTGCGGCGCACGATCGCGCTGGCCCACCGCACGGACGTGGCTCCCCCGCGTGCGGCGCGCGAGCTGAAGCGGATCCTGGTGGGCTGA
- a CDS encoding succinate dehydrogenase, producing MALATRTGRRPSTTRTIWDSSVGKKSVMAVSGLIMLGYLVVHMLGNLKIFFGADEFNGYAHWLRTLGSPFLHQEWALWIVRVVLLAAVVAHAVCAYQLSRRGIRARPVTYAHKRRRAGYATRTMRWGGIILGLFIVWHLLDLTTLTVNERAWAGHPYENVLSTFSTWYGNTIYIVAMAALGLHVRHGFWSAAQTLGAGNARRERALKFLAHALALVLFAGFVSVPVAVMTGVVN from the coding sequence ATGGCACTGGCAACGCGGACGGGTCGACGGCCGTCCACCACGCGCACGATCTGGGACTCGTCCGTCGGCAAGAAGTCCGTGATGGCCGTATCCGGCCTGATTATGCTCGGCTACCTGGTCGTGCACATGCTCGGCAACCTCAAGATCTTCTTCGGGGCGGACGAGTTCAACGGCTACGCCCACTGGCTGCGCACCCTCGGCTCACCCTTCCTGCACCAGGAGTGGGCCCTGTGGATCGTCCGCGTCGTGCTGCTCGCCGCGGTCGTAGCGCACGCCGTCTGCGCCTACCAGCTCAGCCGCCGCGGCATCCGGGCCCGGCCCGTGACATACGCCCACAAGCGCCGCCGGGCGGGCTACGCCACCCGCACCATGCGCTGGGGCGGCATCATCCTCGGCCTGTTCATCGTCTGGCACCTGCTCGACCTCACCACGCTCACCGTCAACGAACGCGCCTGGGCCGGCCACCCGTACGAGAACGTCCTCTCCACCTTCTCCACCTGGTACGGGAACACGATCTACATCGTCGCGATGGCGGCCCTCGGCCTGCACGTCCGGCACGGCTTCTGGAGCGCCGCCCAGACCCTCGGCGCGGGCAACGCCCGCCGCGAGCGGGCGCTGAAGTTCCTGGCCCACGCCCTGGCCCTCGTCCTCTTCGCGGGTTTCGTCTCCGTTCCCGTGGCCGTCATGACCGGAGTGGTGAACTGA
- a CDS encoding fumarate reductase/succinate dehydrogenase flavoprotein subunit codes for MSDLAHDYTRYTTGGPLTDTKAPEGPIADRWDRRRFEARLVNPANRRKHTVIVVGTGLAGGSAGATLAEQGYHVVQFCFSDSPRRAHSIAAQGGINAAKNYRNDGDSVHRLFYDTVKGGDFRARESNVHRLAQISVEIIDQCVAQGVPFAREYGGLLDTRSFGGVQVSRTFYARGQTGQQLLLGAYQALSRQIAAGNVEMHARTEMLDLITVDGVARGIVARDLVTGEISTHYADAVVLASGGYGNVFYLSTNAMNSNATAVWRAHRRGAYFANPCFTQIHPTCIPRTGDHQSKLTLMSESLRNDGRIWVPKAKGDTRPAADIPEAERDYYLERIYPSFGNLVPRDIASRAAKNVCDEGRGVGPGGQGVYLDFADAIRRMGRDKVAEKYGNLFEMYERITAENPYEVPMRIYPAVHYTMGGLWVDYDLQTNVPGLFAIGEANFSDHGANRLGASALMQGLADGYFVLPATINDYLARNPHHGAVDDTHPEAREALRETRERLARLLAVNGDRTPDSFHREIGELMWEYCGMARTEEGLRKALGRIPQIREEFWRRIKVPGTADEFNQSLEKANRIVDYLELAELMCLDALHRAESCGGHFREESQTPDGEAARRDEEFSYAAAWEFTGAAPVLHKEDLVFEYVHPTQRSYA; via the coding sequence ATGAGCGACCTCGCACACGACTACACCCGCTACACCACCGGCGGGCCCCTCACCGACACCAAGGCCCCGGAAGGCCCGATCGCGGACCGCTGGGACCGCCGCCGCTTCGAGGCCAGGCTCGTCAACCCGGCCAACCGCCGCAAGCACACCGTCATCGTCGTCGGCACCGGCCTCGCCGGCGGCTCCGCCGGCGCGACCCTCGCCGAACAGGGCTACCACGTGGTCCAGTTCTGCTTCTCCGACTCCCCGCGCCGCGCCCACTCCATCGCCGCCCAGGGCGGTATCAACGCCGCCAAGAACTACCGCAACGACGGCGACTCGGTGCACCGCCTCTTCTACGACACCGTCAAGGGCGGGGACTTCCGGGCCCGCGAGTCCAACGTCCACCGCCTCGCCCAGATCTCCGTCGAGATCATCGACCAGTGCGTCGCACAGGGAGTCCCCTTCGCCCGCGAGTACGGCGGCCTCCTCGACACCCGCTCCTTCGGCGGAGTCCAGGTCTCCCGCACCTTCTACGCCCGCGGCCAGACCGGCCAGCAGCTCCTCCTCGGCGCCTACCAGGCGCTCTCCCGGCAGATCGCCGCCGGCAACGTCGAGATGCACGCGCGCACCGAGATGCTCGACCTGATCACCGTCGACGGCGTGGCCCGCGGCATCGTGGCCCGCGACCTCGTCACCGGCGAGATCTCCACCCACTACGCGGACGCGGTGGTGCTGGCGAGCGGCGGCTACGGCAACGTCTTCTACCTCTCCACCAACGCCATGAACTCCAACGCGACCGCCGTCTGGCGTGCACACCGGCGCGGCGCCTACTTCGCCAACCCCTGCTTCACCCAGATCCACCCCACCTGCATCCCGCGCACCGGCGACCACCAGTCCAAGCTCACCCTGATGAGCGAGTCCCTGCGCAACGACGGCCGCATCTGGGTCCCCAAGGCCAAGGGCGACACCCGCCCCGCCGCCGACATCCCCGAGGCGGAGCGCGACTACTACCTGGAGCGGATCTACCCCTCCTTCGGCAACCTCGTGCCCCGCGACATCGCCTCTCGCGCCGCCAAGAACGTCTGCGACGAGGGCCGCGGCGTCGGCCCCGGCGGCCAGGGCGTCTACCTCGACTTCGCCGACGCCATCCGCCGCATGGGCCGCGACAAGGTCGCCGAGAAGTACGGGAACCTCTTCGAGATGTACGAGCGGATCACCGCGGAGAACCCGTACGAGGTCCCCATGCGGATCTATCCCGCCGTCCACTACACGATGGGCGGCCTGTGGGTCGACTACGACCTCCAGACCAACGTGCCCGGCCTCTTCGCGATAGGCGAGGCCAACTTCTCCGACCACGGCGCGAACCGCCTCGGCGCCTCCGCCCTCATGCAGGGCCTCGCCGACGGCTACTTCGTGCTGCCCGCCACCATCAACGACTACCTGGCCCGCAACCCGCACCACGGGGCCGTCGACGACACCCACCCCGAGGCCCGGGAAGCCCTGCGGGAGACCCGCGAGCGCCTCGCACGGCTGCTCGCCGTCAACGGCGACCGCACCCCCGACTCCTTCCACCGCGAGATCGGCGAGCTCATGTGGGAGTACTGCGGCATGGCCCGCACCGAGGAGGGCCTGCGCAAGGCGCTCGGCCGGATCCCGCAGATCCGCGAGGAGTTCTGGCGCCGCATCAAGGTCCCCGGCACCGCTGACGAGTTCAACCAGTCGCTGGAGAAGGCCAACCGCATCGTCGACTACCTGGAGCTCGCCGAGCTGATGTGCCTCGACGCGCTCCACCGCGCCGAATCCTGCGGCGGCCACTTCCGCGAGGAGTCCCAGACCCCGGACGGCGAGGCCGCGCGCCGCGACGAGGAGTTCTCCTACGCCGCCGCCTGGGAGTTCACGGGCGCCGCCCCCGTCCTGCACAAGGAAGACCTCGTCTTCGAGTACGTCCACCCCACCCAGCGGAGCTACGCATGA
- a CDS encoding succinate dehydrogenase/fumarate reductase iron-sulfur subunit, with amino-acid sequence MKLTLRVWRQHGPDAPGAMASYEVDGISKDMSFLEMLDTLNEDLILRGEDPVAFDHDCREGICGACSLVINGDAHGPERTTTCQLHMRSFADGDTIDVEPWRAAAFPVVKDLVVDRGAFDRVIQAGGYITAPTGAAPEAHATAVPKADADFAFEHAECIGCGACVAACPNGSAMLFTSAKVNHLGVLPQGSPERESRVLDMVAAMDEEGFGGCTLTGECATACPKGIPLPSIAAMNKEWLRAIRKG; translated from the coding sequence ATGAAGCTCACCCTGCGCGTCTGGCGCCAGCACGGCCCCGACGCCCCCGGCGCCATGGCCTCCTACGAGGTCGACGGCATCTCGAAGGACATGTCCTTCCTGGAGATGCTCGACACCCTCAACGAGGACCTCATCCTGCGCGGCGAGGACCCGGTCGCCTTCGACCACGACTGCCGCGAGGGCATCTGCGGCGCGTGCAGCCTCGTCATCAACGGCGACGCCCACGGCCCGGAGCGCACCACCACCTGCCAGCTCCACATGCGGTCCTTCGCCGACGGCGACACCATCGACGTCGAGCCCTGGCGCGCCGCCGCCTTCCCCGTGGTCAAGGACCTCGTCGTCGACCGGGGCGCCTTCGACCGCGTCATCCAGGCCGGCGGCTACATCACCGCCCCCACCGGCGCGGCCCCGGAGGCGCACGCCACCGCCGTGCCCAAGGCCGACGCCGACTTCGCCTTCGAGCACGCCGAGTGCATCGGCTGCGGCGCCTGCGTGGCGGCCTGCCCCAACGGCTCCGCGATGCTCTTCACCTCCGCCAAGGTCAACCACCTGGGCGTCCTCCCGCAGGGCTCGCCCGAGCGCGAGTCCCGCGTGCTGGACATGGTCGCCGCGATGGACGAGGAGGGCTTCGGCGGCTGCACCCTCACCGGCGAATGCGCCACGGCCTGCCCGAAGGGCATCCCGCTCCCCTCCATCGCCGCCATGAACAAGGAGTGGCTGCGGGCGATCCGCAAGGGCTGA
- a CDS encoding excinuclease ABC subunit UvrA: MHQPRDPLSVPDSRVRVRGAREHNLRGVDVDIPRDALTVFTGVSGSGKSSLAFGTIYAEAQRRYFESVAPYARRLIHQIGAPKVDSITGLPPAVSLEQRRSSPGSRSSVGTVTLLSNSLRMLYSRAGTYPPGAARLDSDAFSPNTAAGACPSCHGLGRIHRTSEELLVPDPGLSIRQGAIAAWPGAWQGKNLRDVLEALGHDVDRPWRELPAKDREWILFTQEQPVVTVHPVRDADRIQRPYQGTYMSAHRYVMRTFSDSKSATLRARAEAFLADSPCPVCEGRRLRPEALAVSFAGHGIAELAAMALTGLDGVLAAAPLEDEAARVLAQDLRARLGPVVELGLGYLSLDRAAPTLSAGELQRLRLATQLRSGLFGVVYVLDEPSAGLHPADTEALLGVLDRLKEAGNTVFVVEHDLSVVRHADWLVDVGPLAGEHGGQVLYSGPPAELAGVEGSATARHLFAEPEPAGARRPVRTATGSVRLSGVDRHNLRDVHVPFPLGVFTAVTGVSGSGKSTLVGQALAREVSARLTEPDFPVRRLVEVDQKPIGRTPRSNLATYTGLFDVVRKLFTAAPEARARGWKAGRFSFNVAGGRCETCQGEGFVSVELLFLPSTYAPCPECGGARYNTETLEVRHEGLNIAEVLGLTVEAAAGFFARVPAAARSLRALEDIGLGYLRLGQPATELSGGEAQRIKLATELQRLRRDHTLYLLDEPTTGLHPADVRVLLRQLHGLVDAGHSVVVVEHDMAAVAGADWVIDLGPGGGAEGGRIVASGTPAEVAAAGVGRTAPYLARALRG; encoded by the coding sequence ATGCACCAGCCCCGCGACCCCCTGTCCGTCCCTGACTCCCGCGTACGCGTCCGGGGTGCCAGGGAGCACAACCTGCGCGGCGTCGACGTGGACATCCCGCGCGACGCGCTGACCGTGTTCACCGGGGTCTCCGGGTCCGGGAAGAGTTCGCTCGCCTTCGGCACGATCTACGCCGAGGCCCAGCGCCGCTACTTCGAGTCCGTGGCCCCGTACGCCCGCCGGCTCATCCACCAGATCGGCGCGCCGAAGGTGGACTCCATCACCGGGCTGCCACCCGCCGTCTCCCTGGAGCAGCGCCGGTCCTCACCGGGCTCGCGCTCCTCGGTCGGGACGGTCACCCTGCTGTCCAACTCGCTGCGGATGCTGTACTCCCGGGCCGGCACCTACCCGCCGGGAGCCGCGCGGCTCGACTCCGACGCCTTCTCCCCCAACACCGCGGCCGGCGCCTGCCCTTCCTGCCACGGGCTGGGCCGCATCCACCGCACCAGCGAGGAACTCCTCGTCCCCGATCCCGGACTGTCGATCCGTCAGGGCGCCATCGCCGCCTGGCCCGGCGCCTGGCAGGGCAAGAACCTGCGGGACGTCCTGGAGGCGCTGGGCCACGACGTCGACCGGCCCTGGCGGGAGCTCCCGGCGAAGGACCGCGAGTGGATCCTGTTCACCCAGGAGCAGCCGGTGGTGACCGTGCACCCGGTGCGCGACGCGGACCGGATCCAACGGCCCTACCAGGGCACGTACATGAGCGCCCACCGCTATGTGATGCGGACCTTCTCCGACAGCAAGAGCGCCACCCTGAGGGCACGCGCCGAGGCCTTCCTCGCCGACTCCCCCTGCCCGGTGTGCGAGGGGCGCCGGCTGCGGCCCGAGGCCCTGGCGGTGTCCTTCGCGGGCCACGGGATCGCCGAGCTGGCGGCCATGGCGCTGACCGGCCTGGACGGCGTACTGGCCGCCGCGCCCCTGGAGGACGAGGCGGCTCGGGTGCTCGCGCAGGACCTGCGCGCGCGGCTCGGGCCCGTGGTGGAGCTCGGGCTCGGCTACCTGAGCCTGGACCGCGCCGCGCCCACCCTGTCCGCGGGCGAGCTCCAGCGGCTGCGGCTGGCGACACAGCTGCGGTCGGGGCTGTTCGGGGTGGTGTACGTCCTGGACGAACCGTCGGCCGGGCTGCACCCGGCCGACACCGAGGCGCTGCTCGGCGTACTGGACCGGCTGAAGGAGGCCGGGAACACGGTGTTCGTCGTGGAACACGACCTGTCGGTGGTGCGGCACGCGGACTGGCTGGTGGACGTGGGACCGCTGGCCGGGGAGCACGGCGGGCAGGTGCTGTACAGCGGGCCTCCGGCGGAGCTGGCCGGTGTGGAGGGGTCGGCGACGGCCCGGCACCTGTTCGCGGAGCCGGAGCCGGCCGGGGCGCGGCGCCCGGTGCGCACGGCCACCGGATCGGTGCGCCTGAGCGGGGTCGACCGGCACAACCTGCGGGACGTGCACGTGCCGTTCCCGCTCGGCGTGTTCACGGCCGTGACCGGGGTGTCGGGCTCGGGGAAGTCCACGCTGGTGGGCCAGGCGCTGGCCCGGGAGGTCTCCGCACGGCTGACGGAACCGGACTTCCCGGTACGCCGGCTGGTGGAGGTGGACCAGAAGCCGATCGGCCGCACCCCCCGGTCCAACCTGGCCACGTACACCGGACTGTTCGACGTGGTGCGCAAGCTGTTCACGGCGGCGCCCGAGGCGAGGGCACGCGGATGGAAGGCGGGCCGGTTCTCCTTCAACGTGGCGGGCGGCCGGTGCGAGACCTGCCAGGGTGAGGGCTTCGTCTCGGTCGAGCTGCTCTTCCTGCCGAGCACCTACGCCCCCTGCCCGGAGTGCGGGGGCGCCCGGTACAACACCGAGACCCTGGAGGTCCGCCACGAAGGGCTGAACATCGCCGAGGTGCTGGGGCTGACGGTGGAGGCGGCGGCCGGCTTCTTCGCGCGGGTCCCGGCGGCGGCGCGCAGCCTGCGGGCGCTGGAGGACATCGGGCTGGGCTATCTGCGGCTGGGGCAGCCGGCCACCGAGCTGTCGGGCGGCGAGGCACAGCGGATCAAGCTGGCCACGGAGCTGCAGAGGCTGCGCCGGGACCACACGCTGTACCTGCTGGACGAGCCGACGACCGGGCTGCATCCGGCCGATGTGCGGGTGCTGCTGCGGCAGTTGCACGGGCTGGTGGACGCCGGGCACTCGGTGGTGGTCGTGGAGCACGACATGGCGGCGGTGGCGGGCGCGGACTGGGTCATCGACCTGGGCCCGGGCGGGGGCGCGGAGGGCGGCCGGATCGTCGCCTCAGGCACACCGGCGGAGGTGGCCGCGGCGGGGGTGGGCCGTACGGCGCCGTACCTGGCGCGGGCCCTGCGGGGGTAG
- a CDS encoding MsnO8 family LLM class oxidoreductase: MIRKLSLLDRSRTREGHPAPEALRDTVDLARTAEELGYHRFWVSEHHSVPGVAGSAPTVLAAAVAAATRRIRVGTGGVMLPNHQPLVVAEQFGVLEALFPGRIDMGLGRSVGFTNGIRRALGRDTGDADRFEEQLAELLGWLDGSQQAHPQVHARPAEGLRIPAYVLATGEGAGIAARAGLPLVVGDLRTRGRVVEVVEAYRGEFRASARGAEPYVVVSGSVAVAATTEEARRILVPEAWSVAYSRTRGSFPPLRPAEEVEALAMTVKERELYEGALAGHVHGTEEQVAAELAEVAELTGADELLVTTSTYDRTALLESHRRLARIAGL, from the coding sequence GTGATCCGAAAACTCTCCCTCCTCGACCGGTCCCGCACCCGCGAGGGCCACCCGGCCCCCGAAGCCCTGCGGGACACCGTCGACCTGGCCCGGACCGCCGAGGAGCTCGGCTACCACCGCTTCTGGGTGTCGGAGCACCACAGCGTGCCCGGGGTCGCCGGTTCCGCGCCGACCGTGCTGGCCGCGGCCGTGGCGGCGGCCACCCGGCGGATCCGGGTCGGCACCGGCGGGGTCATGCTGCCCAACCACCAGCCGCTGGTGGTCGCGGAGCAGTTCGGGGTGCTGGAGGCGCTGTTCCCCGGCCGGATCGACATGGGGCTCGGCCGTTCGGTCGGCTTCACCAACGGCATCCGGCGGGCGCTGGGCCGCGACACCGGGGACGCCGACCGGTTCGAGGAGCAGCTGGCCGAGCTGCTGGGCTGGCTCGACGGCAGCCAGCAGGCCCACCCGCAGGTCCACGCCCGCCCCGCCGAGGGATTGCGGATACCGGCGTACGTACTGGCCACCGGCGAGGGGGCCGGGATCGCCGCCCGGGCCGGGCTGCCGCTGGTGGTGGGCGACCTGCGCACGCGCGGCCGGGTCGTGGAGGTCGTCGAGGCCTACCGCGGGGAGTTCCGGGCCTCGGCCCGGGGCGCGGAGCCTTACGTGGTGGTCTCCGGGAGCGTGGCGGTGGCCGCTACGACCGAGGAGGCCCGGCGGATCCTGGTCCCCGAGGCCTGGTCCGTCGCGTACTCCCGCACCCGGGGCAGCTTCCCGCCGCTGCGCCCGGCCGAGGAGGTCGAGGCCCTGGCCATGACCGTCAAGGAGCGGGAGCTGTACGAGGGGGCGCTGGCCGGGCACGTGCACGGCACGGAGGAGCAGGTCGCGGCGGAGCTGGCCGAGGTGGCCGAGCTGACCGGCGCGGACGAGCTGCTGGTCACCACGTCCACCTACGACCGCACGGCGCTGCTGGAATCCCACCGTAGGCTGGCCCGGATCGCGGGACTCTAA
- a CDS encoding LNS2 domain-containing protein: MSENPRRPLAVFDIDNTLADTGHRQHFLERRPRDWGGFFGAAPADPPLGRGVALAVESAADCEVVYLTGRPERCRADTVDWLTRHGLPEGRVWMRGNQDRRPARTTKLEVLKRIARGREVRMLVDDDELVCQSARAAGFRVVLADWAAQAPELKAAQEGEGRT, from the coding sequence ATGAGCGAGAACCCCCGCAGGCCCCTGGCCGTCTTCGACATCGACAACACCCTGGCGGACACCGGCCACCGCCAGCACTTCCTGGAGCGCCGCCCCCGGGACTGGGGCGGCTTCTTCGGCGCGGCGCCGGCCGATCCGCCGCTGGGGCGGGGGGTGGCCCTGGCGGTGGAGAGCGCGGCCGACTGCGAGGTGGTGTACCTGACCGGGCGCCCGGAGCGGTGCCGGGCGGACACGGTGGACTGGCTCACCCGGCACGGCCTGCCCGAGGGCCGGGTGTGGATGCGCGGGAACCAGGACCGGCGCCCGGCCCGGACGACCAAGCTGGAGGTGCTGAAGCGGATCGCCCGGGGCCGGGAGGTGCGCATGCTCGTGGACGACGACGAACTCGTCTGCCAGTCCGCGCGCGCCGCCGGCTTCCGGGTGGTCCTCGCCGACTGGGCGGCGCAGGCGCCGGAACTCAAGGCCGCCCAGGAGGGTGAAGGGCGGACCTGA
- a CDS encoding dodecin has product MSNHTYRVTEIVGTSHEGIDQAIRNGIARAGQTVRNLDWFEVVQVRGHIENGAIAHYQVGLKVGFRLEGED; this is encoded by the coding sequence ATGTCCAATCACACGTACCGGGTGACCGAAATCGTCGGCACCTCCCACGAGGGCATCGATCAGGCCATCCGCAACGGGATCGCCCGTGCGGGCCAGACCGTGCGCAATCTCGACTGGTTCGAAGTCGTCCAGGTGCGCGGACACATCGAGAACGGGGCCATCGCCCACTACCAGGTGGGGCTGAAGGTCGGCTTCCGCCTCGAAGGCGAGGACTGA
- a CDS encoding extracellular solute-binding protein has translation MKMRFLAVCTALAAVTALTGCGQSGDPAAGAQKVTLWLMKGSASEDFIGKFTASFEQEHPGVDLDVRIQEWTGIGEKVNSVLEGRSKEGADVIEVGNTQVAQYVETGGVEELTLEGLRSWGSKDWLKGLSDPGSVNGAQYGVPWYAANRVVIYHKELFANAGIKSAPKNRAEWIQTTQKLDKPEQQQGIYLAGQNWYVLAGFIWDEGGELAVETSGQWVGSLDEDKALAGMEFYKQLQALGDGPKEADEETPPQSEVFARGQVAQIIATPGQAAEIEAANPALKGKLGFFPIPGKTSDKAGAVFTGGSDLIIPQRTKHRKGAVHVITALVSERWQTELARTMGYVPNKTTLAHLVEGNEGAAAMTVGAAQGRATPKSARWADVEAKNPIKPFMTAVLTGQDPKQAARTASATISTVLSSDR, from the coding sequence GTGAAGATGCGCTTCCTTGCCGTGTGCACCGCCCTCGCCGCCGTAACCGCCCTGACGGGCTGCGGCCAGTCGGGTGACCCGGCCGCGGGCGCGCAGAAGGTGACGCTCTGGCTGATGAAGGGCAGCGCCTCGGAGGACTTCATCGGCAAGTTCACCGCCTCCTTCGAGCAGGAGCACCCCGGGGTGGACCTGGACGTCCGGATCCAGGAGTGGACGGGCATCGGCGAGAAGGTCAACTCCGTGCTGGAGGGCAGGAGCAAGGAGGGCGCCGACGTCATCGAGGTCGGCAACACCCAGGTCGCCCAGTACGTGGAGACCGGAGGCGTGGAGGAGCTGACCCTCGAGGGACTGCGCTCCTGGGGCAGCAAGGACTGGCTCAAGGGCCTCTCCGACCCGGGAAGCGTCAACGGCGCCCAGTACGGCGTCCCCTGGTACGCCGCGAACCGGGTGGTGATCTACCACAAGGAGCTCTTCGCGAACGCGGGCATCAAGAGCGCCCCCAAGAACCGCGCGGAGTGGATACAGACCACTCAGAAGCTCGACAAGCCGGAGCAGCAGCAGGGCATCTACCTGGCGGGCCAGAACTGGTACGTCCTCGCCGGCTTCATCTGGGACGAGGGCGGCGAACTCGCCGTCGAGACCAGCGGCCAGTGGGTCGGCAGCCTCGACGAGGACAAGGCCCTGGCCGGCATGGAGTTCTACAAGCAGCTCCAAGCCCTCGGGGACGGCCCCAAGGAGGCGGACGAGGAGACGCCCCCGCAGTCGGAGGTCTTCGCCCGCGGCCAGGTCGCCCAGATCATCGCCACGCCCGGCCAGGCCGCCGAGATCGAGGCCGCCAACCCCGCGCTCAAGGGCAAGCTCGGCTTCTTCCCCATCCCCGGCAAGACCTCCGACAAGGCCGGCGCCGTGTTCACCGGGGGCTCGGACCTGATCATCCCGCAGCGCACGAAGCACCGGAAGGGCGCGGTCCACGTGATCACGGCCCTGGTCAGCGAGAGATGGCAGACCGAGCTCGCCCGCACCATGGGCTACGTACCGAACAAGACGACTCTCGCGCACCTGGTCGAGGGCAACGAGGGCGCCGCCGCCATGACCGTCGGCGCGGCCCAGGGCCGGGCCACCCCCAAGTCCGCCCGCTGGGCCGACGTCGAGGCGAAGAACCCGATCAAGCCCTTCATGACGGCCGTCCTGACCGGACAGGACCCGAAGCAGGCCGCCCGGACCGCCTCCGCGACCATCAGCACGGTGCTCAGCTCCGACCGCTGA
- a CDS encoding GNAT family N-acetyltransferase, which yields MTIAPLSPSPLLPTATGSATGSAPAPAHVPVPVPVPVPVQGPRYAVRLARDENEVRAAQRLRHQVFAGELGARLDGPEPGLDIDSFDAYCDHLLVLEEETEQVVGTYRLLPPERAAVAGRLYSEGEFDLSALAPIRPDLVEVGRSCVHPDHRNGAVIALIWAGLARYMDRSGHNWLAGCCSIPLADGGVLAAATREAALARALAPQEYRVTPHIPWSPEGITFPARMELPPLLRGYLRLGAWVCGEPALDAGFGCADLYVLLSLRRTNPRYLKHFLSLVPGA from the coding sequence ATGACCATCGCACCCCTGTCCCCGTCCCCCCTCCTCCCCACCGCGACCGGCAGCGCCACCGGCAGCGCCCCCGCTCCCGCACACGTCCCCGTCCCCGTCCCCGTCCCCGTCCCCGTCCAGGGTCCGCGCTACGCCGTACGCCTCGCCCGTGACGAGAACGAGGTGCGCGCCGCCCAGCGGCTGCGCCACCAGGTGTTCGCCGGGGAGCTCGGCGCCCGCCTGGACGGGCCCGAGCCCGGCCTCGACATCGACTCCTTCGACGCCTACTGCGACCACCTCCTGGTCCTCGAAGAGGAGACCGAGCAGGTCGTCGGAACCTACCGGCTGCTGCCCCCCGAGCGCGCCGCCGTCGCCGGACGCCTCTACTCCGAGGGCGAGTTCGACCTCTCCGCCCTCGCCCCCATCCGCCCCGACCTGGTGGAGGTCGGCCGCTCCTGCGTCCACCCCGACCACCGCAACGGCGCCGTCATCGCGCTGATCTGGGCCGGCCTCGCCCGCTACATGGACCGCTCCGGGCACAACTGGCTCGCCGGCTGCTGCTCGATACCGCTCGCCGACGGCGGGGTGCTGGCCGCCGCCACCCGCGAGGCGGCCCTGGCCCGCGCCCTCGCCCCCCAGGAGTACCGGGTCACCCCCCACATCCCCTGGAGCCCCGAGGGCATCACCTTCCCCGCACGTATGGAGCTGCCGCCGCTGCTGCGCGGCTACCTGCGGCTGGGCGCCTGGGTCTGCGGGGAGCCCGCCCTCGACGCCGGGTTCGGCTGCGCCGACCTGTACGTACTGCTGTCCCTGCGCCGCACGAACCCGCGCTACCTCAAGCACTTCCTCTCGCTCGTCCCGGGCGCATGA